The genomic stretch GCGGTATGGGTCATGGTCCGCAGGGCGGGGTCTTGCTGCCTGTCGCAACGGCCAAAGCCATCTGACGCCTGCCACAAGTCAAACGCAAAAAAAGGCGGCCCCGCAGGACCGCCCTTTCTCCTCCCCGAACCAAATCCTCAGTTCGCCTCGGCCCCATCCAGCTCGCCATTGGCGATCTGCTCGGCCTCGATGCTTTCGAACAGCGCCTTGAAGTTGCCCTCGCCAAAGCCGTCATCCCCCTTGCGCTGGATGAACTCGAAAAAGATCGGCCCGATCACGGTTTTCGAGAAGATCTGCAACAGGATGCGGGTTTCGCCTCCGTCTACGACACCTTCGCCGTCGATCAGGATGCCGTGTTTCTTCATGCGTTCAATCGGCTCGTCATGGTCGACCACACGGGTTTTGGACAGGTCGTAATAGGTGTCGGGCGGGCCGGGCATGAACTTTACGCCCTTCTCGGCAATCGCGTCGGTGCTGTCATAGATGTCGTCCGACCCGACGGCGATGTGCTGGATGCCCTCGCCCTTGTACTTCTTCAGATAGGCCACGATCTGCCCCGTCTCGCCCCGGTCTTCGTTGATCGGAATGCGGATGCGCCCACAGGGCGATGTCAGCGCGCGGCTCAGCAGGCCGGTGAACTTGCCCTCGATGTCAAAGAACCGGATTTCGCGGAAGTTGAACAGGTTGCCGTAGAAGTTGAACCACGTGTCCATATTGCCCTTGTGGACGTTGTGGGTCAGGTGATCGAGGTAAAAGAACCCGACGCCGCGCGGTTTGGACTGCTCCAGCCATTCGAATTCCGCGTTATAGGGCGAGGTTTCGTAATACTGGTCGACGAAATAGATCAGCGAATCGCCGATGCCGTAGATCGCAGGCACGTCCATGACCTTGCCGCCGCCCTCATAGGGTTTCGCGCCCTTGGACACCGCATGATCAAACGCCTTTTGCGCATCCACCACGCGCCAGCCCATCGACGGCGCGCAGGGGCCGTGCTCGGCGACGAACTTCGCCGCATAGCTGTCGGCGTCAGCGTTCAGCACATAGGTGATATCGCCCTGCTGCCACAACTCGACATCCTGCGTCTTGTGTTTGGCCACCTTCACATAGCCCATGCGCGCGAACAGATCGCGCAGCTCTTGCGGCTCGGGGCTGGCAAACTCGACAAATTCGAACCCGTCGGTGCCGGCGGGGTTCTCTGCGGTGATCTTGGATTTCGGTGCGTCATGCGGGAACGGACCCATGGGACAGCCTTCCTGAATATGTGGTGAACAACTCTTGGGATTGAGAATAGGCCGTTGCCCTTGCGTTTTCTGCGCATAATCGGTCATGGCACTGGTCAAATTCGCGCGTTTCACGCATCTTTGGTGAAATGGATACGGAAAACACGCACCATGCTGGATGATCTCGACACGCGCCTTCTGGAAGCCCTGCAAAAGAATGCCCAAGCCACCGCACAGGAACTGGCCGACACGCTGCACCTGTCCCCCAGCCAGATCGGCCGCCGCCGCCAGCGGCTCGAGGCGGCAGGCTATATCGAAGGGTACACCGCGCGGCTGAACCCCGCCAAGCTGGGGCTGAACGTGCAGGGGTTCGTGCAGGTGCATCTGGGCACCCACGGGCCGGACCATTCCGCGGCCTTTGCCCGCCTAGTGCGCAGTCGCCCCGAGATCACCAGCGCGTGGACCATGACGGGCGACGCCGACTACCTGCTGCGCGTGTTCTGCGCCGACCTGCCCGCGCTGAACGCGCTGATCCACGAGGTGCTGCTGCCGCATCCGGCGGTGGCGCGGGTCCACAGCCAGATCGTGATGGATCAACTGAAACGCGACGGCCCCCTGCCGACCTAGACCAACGTCGGAGCCGGAGCGGCCATTCAAAATGCCGACGCTGGTCAGCGTATGGCGGACGGAGCGGACGTCCACCAAAGCCCGGAAACAAGGCACGCAGTGCCGCCGGCAGCGCCCGACCGCCCCATGGGCGGGCGCTGCCTCACCGGCTAGCACCTCTTCACCCACACGCCAAAGATTAGAAATAAAGTGGCTCCCACAAACGTTCAGATGCCCACCCGCGGTCGGGCGCTGCCCTCAGTGGCAAGGTCACTCTGGCCTCAAAGCGGACTTTTGCCGCTCCCGCAAACATGATCGGTGCCGAACCTGACAGCCAACGGCAGCTATGCGGGACTTTGCTGCCGTTGGATGCTGCTCCATCAACGTCCGGTCTTGTTACGTGGCCGTGTCCCGAAGGTTGTGTCGAGTTCGACATTCAAACTGGCCGCCAAGCCAAAAAACCGTCGCCGCACGGTCTCGGCGTAGGGATTGGCCTTTTCAATCGCTTCGAAAACTTCCGGCGCATCATGCTGAACCATGGAAATCGCCTCGGATAGCAAATCAAAGCTCTTCGTTGTCATGCGTGTTGGCAGCGGCCCCATTCTCAGCAGCACTTTGGCGATAAGATGTGTAAGCCCTTGAACAACTGCTGCTTCCCGGTCGTGATCTTCCGGTGTCGTCATGATGACTGTCAGACCCAGAACTTTGCGCAAGAACGCAGCCACCCTCGCATGTCGCCCTCCCTGAATGGGGCACACCGCAATTTTCAGACCCTCAATACCTGTCGCCGCACTTTGAGGACCGAACAGGGGGTGAGACGCCACGATGTCCACATTGTCCGGTAGGACCCGCTGCATGATCTCCGAGGGGACAACTTTGACCGAGCCAACATCGACAATCAGTGCGCCCGGTTTGCAGGCAACAGCGATCTCGCTGACAACCTGCTCGAATGAAGACACTGGTGCGGCAATGAGGATCACGTCAGCCTGCGAGACCGAGTGCAATGGTGCCAGACGCACGCCGAACTGCTTTGCGATCTCTGCAACGTTCGGTGACGGATCGTAGGCCGATATTTCGAAATGCTGGCCGAGGTGAAGGGATGCAAGTTGTCCGAATGCACCAAACCCCACGATGCCGAGCGACGTGTTTTCACTTCTGCTGTTTTTGTTCATTTCTCGACCTTTGAATTTGCCGCCCGGCACAAGGTCGATTTCGTTTTGACCGCTGTCAGGGGCAGCGGAAAACCAATGATGATTTGCCCGCAGCTATGGAAGCTGGGGATAATAGTTTTGCGATGCGAAGAACGATTTCATCATGATGTCTGCGGTAAGGCACACAAGACAGCAGAGTCAACAATGTTTCTGCGTAGCGGTCATTGGTTATGGCGCCGCATTGCGTAGGGATGGCCTCAAACCCGACCTGCGCTGCAATCCCCACCAACCTGCGGTCTTCCACTTCGGCCCCGTTGATGACGTAAAGATCAAAACCATCTGACGTACACCAGAACCGCAGCCAATGCCGTTGTCCTTGGCCGCAATCCCCGCCACTATGGGCGCAACCCAGCATCAGGAGCCCGCGCCCATGGAAGGCTTTCTTTACCAAGCCTCGATCTATCTGCTTGCCGCCGTCATCGCCGTGCCGATTGCCGCCCGACTGGGGCTGGGCTCGGTGCTGGGCTATCTGACGGCAGGCATATTGATCGGCCCCGTGCTGGGCCTTGTGGGATCGGAAACCGAAAGCCTGCAACACTTTGCCGAGTTTGGCGTGGTGATGATGCTGTTCCTGATCGGTCTGGAACTGGAACCGCGCGCGCTGTGGGACATGCGGCACAAGCTGCTGGGGCTGGGCGGCTTGCAGGTCACCCTGTCCACGCTGGTGCTGATGGGCGTGGCGATGGCCTATGACCAGCCGTGGGGCGTCGCACTGGCCATCGGCCTGACCCTGTCGCTGTCCTCCACCGCCATCGTGCTGCAAACCCTGTCGGAAAAGGGGCTGATGCAAACCAACGGCGGGCGCTCGGTGTTTTCGGTGCTGCTGACGCAGGATATCGCGGTGATCCCGATCCTGGCGTTTTTGCCGTTGATTGCCGTCACCCTGCCGATGAAGCTGTCCGAGAACGGCGCAATTGTGATGACCGCCGACGACCACCATACCATGAGCCTGGTCGAAGGCCTGCCCGCCTGGGGCGTCACATTGGTGACCATCGCCGCCATCGCAGCGGTGATCTTTGCGGGCATCTTCCTTACCCGTCCGGTGTTCCGCTTTATCCATTCGGCCCGCCTGCGTGAAATGTACACGGCGCTGGCCCTGCTGATCGTGGTGGGCATTTCGTTCCTGATGATGCTGGTGGGCCTGTCGCCCGCGCTGGGGGCCTTCCTTGCCGGTGTGGTTCTGGCCAGCTCGGAATTCCGTCACGAGCTGGAAACCGACCTTGAGCCGTTCAAGGGGCTGCTGCTGGGCCTGTTCTTCATCACCGTCGGCTCGGGCATCAACTTTCCGCTGCTGTTCGGAAACGCGCCCGCCATCCTGTCGATGGCGCTGCTGGTGATCCTGCTCAAGGGCGCGATCCTGATGGTGCTGGCCATTGTGTTCCGCATCAAGGGCCGCGACCGCTGGCTGTTTGCCCTGTCGCTGGCACAGGCGGGCGAATTCGGCTTTGTGCTGGTCAGCTTTTCCGTGGGCCAGGGCATCCTGCCCACCGGCATTGCGGAAATCCTGTTGCTGGTGATCGCGCTGTCGATGTTGATCACGCCGCTGCTGTTCATTCTGTACGAAGTCATCAGCCGCCGCATGTCCGATGGCAGCGTCCAGCACGAACCCGACGAGATCGACGAGGAAGGCCCGGTAATCATCGCAGGCATCGGCCGTTTCGGACAGATCGTCAACCGTCTGGTGCGGGGCTCGGGCTTTGCCACGGTGGTGCTGGATCACGACATGGAAACCATCCAGCTGATGCGCCGCTTTGGCGTCAAAGGGTTTCTGGGGGATCCGACCCGCCCCGACATTCTGACCGCCGCCGGGATCAAGAACGCCCGCGTGCTGGTTGTCGCGCTGGACGACCCCGAGGCCGCGATCAAGCTGACCACCTATGCCCGCAAAATCCGCCCCGACCTGCACATCGTCGCGCGCGCCTATGACCGCACACACACCTACCGACTGTATCAGGCGGGTGCCAATGACATCGTGCGTGAAATGTTCGACAGCTCGCTGCGCGCGGGCCGCTATGTGCTGGAAAACGTGGGGCTTTCGGAATACGAGGCCGCCGAAGCGGAACGCGTGTTCTACCACCACGACCGCGACACCGTGCGGCAACTGGCGGCGCTGTGGAAACCCGGCATGAAAATCGACCAGAACAAGGAATATGTCGAGCGCGCCAAGGAACTGCAACGCGACCTTGAAACCGCGCTGCTGTCCCGCGAGACCGAACAGAAACGCGCCTGACCTCCCGTTCTTTTGGCCCGATACATCCCCGCCGGAGGCACGCAGCCCCCGGCGGGGGCTGCAAACATCACGTGGCGCCTCAGCGCCGCCTGTCTGCAACAGCGCCTCGACCTGGGGCAACGGGGCACCCTTGCGCGCCCCCATAGCTCCTGGACCACCAGCAGGAGCAACTGCACCACCACCCCCCAGTGGCGCACCTTATCGCACTTTCGAAAAAACTGAATCAGTTAGGGTCTGGACCCTAACCTGCCGCCACGCCTGCTTCGGCAAAGGTTGCCATGCCGCTCAGGCAGCCCACCGCGCCTTGTAGCACACCAATCGCCAATGCCGCCCCCGAGCCTTCGCCCAGACGCAGGCCCAGCTGCAACAGCGGCTCTTTGCCCAGTTCGGCCAGCAGCCTGCCATGCGCTCCCTCGGCGCTTTGATGGCCTGCCACGGTATGATCCAGCGCGCCGGCCACTTCGGTTTCCAGACAGGCCGCCGCCGCGCAGCAGATGAACCCGTCAAGGATCAGCGGAATGCGTTCAAACCGCGCACGCATCATCGCACCGGCCATCGCCGCCATCTCGCGTCCGCCAAAAGCCGACAGCGCCGCAAGTCCGCGCAGATCGCCGTGGCGTTTCAGGCCCGCGTCGACCACATCGCGTTTGACCGCCAGCCCTGCGTCATCCACGCCGGTGCCACGTCCGACCCAAGGCGCTGCCCCGCCACCATACAGCGCGGCCGCAATCGCCGCCGCTGCGGTGGTGTTGCCAATGCCCATTTCACCCAGCACCAGCAGGTCCGCGTCAGGGTCCACAGCATCCCAGCCCGCGCGCAGGGCGGCAACGCAGTCGGCTTCGCCCAGGGCTTCGTTTTCGGTAAAGTCCGCCGTGGGCCGGTCCAGTTCCAGTGCAACCACCTGCATCTGTGCGCCGTAAGTGCGCGCCAGCTGGTTGATCGCAGCGCCGCCCGCCTGAAAATTGCCAACCATCTGCGCGGTCACTTCCGACGGAAAGGCCGACACGCCGCGCGCCGCGACGCCGTGGTTGCCGGCAAAGACCACAATCTGGGGCGCCTTCACCACCGGACGCGCCATGCCGCGCCATGCACCGTACCAGATCGCCAGATCTTCAAGCCGCCCCAAGGCACCGGGGGGTTTGGTCAGCTGGCTGTTGCGCTGGGTCGCCCCTGTCTGTGCTGCCATGTCCGGGCCGGGTGCGCTGCGCATCAGCCCGGCAAAGGCCGCCAATGTGTCGAATGTCGGTGCCATAGCGCAAAATCCTTTCGCTTGCCTCTGCGGTACGGCCTGTTTACCCGTTGGCGCGTATAGAACAAGGGCAGCAAAGGCACCGCGATGATCAAAGACGACAACAGCCCGGTCTGGGACGTGATCGTGGCACTGGTTTTGCTGACCCGCCTGCCCCTGCCCCAGGCGCCCAGGGTGGCGTTTGCGCGTCAGGCACAGGCGGTCTGGGCCTTTCCGCTGGCCGGGCTGGCGGTGGCGCTGGTTGCAGCGGTGGTCGGGTGGATTTGCATGGCCATGGGGTTGCCCGTGCCGGTAACTGCGGGGCTGATGCTGGCCACGCTGGTCGTCACCACGGGGGCGATGCACGAGGACGGTTTGGCCGATACCGCCGACGGGCTGTGGGGCGGCTTTGATGTCGCGCGGCGATTGGAGATCATGAAGGACAGCCACATTGGCACCTACGGGGTGTTGGCTCTGGGTCTGGGCGTGGGGCTGCGCTGGATGGCCCTGAGCGCCACGCTGGCGGTCGGGGTTGGCCCGATGGTCGCAGCCGCCGTGTTGTCGCGGGGGCTGTTGCCCGCGCTGATGGCGTGGATGCCGCACGCACGGCGCACGGGGTTGTCGCATCAGGTGGGGCGGCCATCGCAGGGCGTGGCGCTGGCCGCTCTGGGGATCGCGGTGTTGATGGCGCGGGTGGTTGCGGGCTGGGGCGCAATCTGGGCGCTGGTGCTGGCCATGCTGGCCGTCGGCGCGGTTGGCGCACTGGCGCGGGCAAAGATCGGCGGACAGACGGGCGATATTCTGGGGGCTGCACAGCAGGTAGCCGAACTGGTGATTTTGCTGGCGCTGGTTCCTTAGGGTGGGTTTGCAGACGTGCCAAAAAGACAGTGTTAAGAGTAACCTCAGTCGCCTTGCCAGCGTATTCCAGACTATGCAGCGACAGCCCCTACCGGAACGTCTGTCCCGAGTGTTGCTGGCCTGATTGTGTTTGTTCCTGCGTCCTGTACGTAAGCACCATCAACAGGGTGAAAGATGAAACCCTCGTAATCCAAATTATTGTTGATCACGTAGGGCACTAACGTGTCATAGGTTACCAGGTCTCCCTCTGGACCTACATAGTATGACCCGAAGCCCCCCAGATGGACACTGCCAATTTCCTGTGCGCCGGCAATCGCCAGTATTCCATCCAGCGAGGCTGTATCCCCCGGAGGAAAATAAAGATGAAAGTTGGACCTCTCAGGAAGCGCCTCGTTGGTTTGTGCAACCGTAATTGGAAATGGGGCATCATCAGGCAGGACAAAAAATCGCACGCTTCGGGATGCTTCCTCGCCATTTATGGTGTCGGCCTCGATCGCAATCACGCGCCCTTCAACCTCCGGATCGAGCACGACATCGATTACACCATCTTCAAAAGTAATGTCCGCATCTGCGGGGGTGATATCCGCATCTGCCACTGTCTCGACCGGAATCTCAAAGAAGGGTGTGCCATAGGCGAAGTTCGATGCCGAGGATGGCGTGATGCCTTCTCCATCCAGCTCCAATGCTGAAATCTGCTGATTGCTTTGGACGTTGTAACCAGCGCCGCGCGCATCCGTAATTATTTCCGGTTGGCTATTGGGTAGTGTCTGAAAGGTTGTGGTGCCCAGATCAACACTGCCGATCAGTTCTGCTCCTAAATTATCCAAATACACGTCATAGGGCAGACCAACAAATTCAGAATCGGTGCTGGTAGCAGTGGCTTGTTGTTCAGGTGACAGAGAGGCAAAGACTTCGTCTACGCTTGGCGGGAAGTCGGTGCCCTCCGGCACAAGGTAGAACCGAACTCCGTATTCTGTTGTTTTTTCGACAGCAGTTCCATCAGACGTGCCAATTCTATCGGCTGTATCAAGCTCGGTTCGGACCGCCACAACCGATCCGGTCTCGTCGTCGCCCACATCAATTGAGATGGTATCATCCACCACCGTAAACGAGGCACCGATATCAGGCTCTTCAAGTTGTTCTTGAGGAACATCATCGGGCAGATCGTCTGAAATGTCTTCTACATCCGCACTGTCATTATCAGCCGATCCGTCAGCCAAAAACATCGCGCCTATTCCGAACAGTCCCAATAATATCAAGGCCGTCATTCAATTACCCCGTTCAATGTGTACAGATATAGCTACCTATTAAAAATAAGCGTGGCTTTTCGTTGGTCTGTTAAAGTTAGGTTGCTGGTTCTGCGATCAGATCAAGAAAGAACTATTTCGTCAATAGTTGCGGGGTGTATCAGATTGATATGGTACTCTGGCTTTATAGAGAGTTTCGC from Pseudosulfitobacter sp. DSM 107133 encodes the following:
- the hppD gene encoding 4-hydroxyphenylpyruvate dioxygenase; translated protein: MGPFPHDAPKSKITAENPAGTDGFEFVEFASPEPQELRDLFARMGYVKVAKHKTQDVELWQQGDITYVLNADADSYAAKFVAEHGPCAPSMGWRVVDAQKAFDHAVSKGAKPYEGGGKVMDVPAIYGIGDSLIYFVDQYYETSPYNAEFEWLEQSKPRGVGFFYLDHLTHNVHKGNMDTWFNFYGNLFNFREIRFFDIEGKFTGLLSRALTSPCGRIRIPINEDRGETGQIVAYLKKYKGEGIQHIAVGSDDIYDSTDAIAEKGVKFMPGPPDTYYDLSKTRVVDHDEPIERMKKHGILIDGEGVVDGGETRILLQIFSKTVIGPIFFEFIQRKGDDGFGEGNFKALFESIEAEQIANGELDGAEAN
- a CDS encoding Lrp/AsnC family transcriptional regulator, with translation MLDDLDTRLLEALQKNAQATAQELADTLHLSPSQIGRRRQRLEAAGYIEGYTARLNPAKLGLNVQGFVQVHLGTHGPDHSAAFARLVRSRPEITSAWTMTGDADYLLRVFCADLPALNALIHEVLLPHPAVARVHSQIVMDQLKRDGPLPT
- a CDS encoding prephenate dehydrogenase, which encodes MNKNSRSENTSLGIVGFGAFGQLASLHLGQHFEISAYDPSPNVAEIAKQFGVRLAPLHSVSQADVILIAAPVSSFEQVVSEIAVACKPGALIVDVGSVKVVPSEIMQRVLPDNVDIVASHPLFGPQSAATGIEGLKIAVCPIQGGRHARVAAFLRKVLGLTVIMTTPEDHDREAAVVQGLTHLIAKVLLRMGPLPTRMTTKSFDLLSEAISMVQHDAPEVFEAIEKANPYAETVRRRFFGLAASLNVELDTTFGTRPRNKTGR
- a CDS encoding monovalent cation:proton antiporter-2 (CPA2) family protein, which codes for MEGFLYQASIYLLAAVIAVPIAARLGLGSVLGYLTAGILIGPVLGLVGSETESLQHFAEFGVVMMLFLIGLELEPRALWDMRHKLLGLGGLQVTLSTLVLMGVAMAYDQPWGVALAIGLTLSLSSTAIVLQTLSEKGLMQTNGGRSVFSVLLTQDIAVIPILAFLPLIAVTLPMKLSENGAIVMTADDHHTMSLVEGLPAWGVTLVTIAAIAAVIFAGIFLTRPVFRFIHSARLREMYTALALLIVVGISFLMMLVGLSPALGAFLAGVVLASSEFRHELETDLEPFKGLLLGLFFITVGSGINFPLLFGNAPAILSMALLVILLKGAILMVLAIVFRIKGRDRWLFALSLAQAGEFGFVLVSFSVGQGILPTGIAEILLLVIALSMLITPLLFILYEVISRRMSDGSVQHEPDEIDEEGPVIIAGIGRFGQIVNRLVRGSGFATVVLDHDMETIQLMRRFGVKGFLGDPTRPDILTAAGIKNARVLVVALDDPEAAIKLTTYARKIRPDLHIVARAYDRTHTYRLYQAGANDIVREMFDSSLRAGRYVLENVGLSEYEAAEAERVFYHHDRDTVRQLAALWKPGMKIDQNKEYVERAKELQRDLETALLSRETEQKRA
- the cobT gene encoding nicotinate-nucleotide--dimethylbenzimidazole phosphoribosyltransferase, translating into MAPTFDTLAAFAGLMRSAPGPDMAAQTGATQRNSQLTKPPGALGRLEDLAIWYGAWRGMARPVVKAPQIVVFAGNHGVAARGVSAFPSEVTAQMVGNFQAGGAAINQLARTYGAQMQVVALELDRPTADFTENEALGEADCVAALRAGWDAVDPDADLLVLGEMGIGNTTAAAAIAAALYGGGAAPWVGRGTGVDDAGLAVKRDVVDAGLKRHGDLRGLAALSAFGGREMAAMAGAMMRARFERIPLILDGFICCAAAACLETEVAGALDHTVAGHQSAEGAHGRLLAELGKEPLLQLGLRLGEGSGAALAIGVLQGAVGCLSGMATFAEAGVAAG
- the cobS gene encoding adenosylcobinamide-GDP ribazoletransferase yields the protein MIKDDNSPVWDVIVALVLLTRLPLPQAPRVAFARQAQAVWAFPLAGLAVALVAAVVGWICMAMGLPVPVTAGLMLATLVVTTGAMHEDGLADTADGLWGGFDVARRLEIMKDSHIGTYGVLALGLGVGLRWMALSATLAVGVGPMVAAAVLSRGLLPALMAWMPHARRTGLSHQVGRPSQGVALAALGIAVLMARVVAGWGAIWALVLAMLAVGAVGALARAKIGGQTGDILGAAQQVAELVILLALVP